One window of the Rufibacter radiotolerans genome contains the following:
- a CDS encoding DUF4142 domain-containing protein gives MKKLMPLFAVGALLTGAACNTYTATTDPADLATGYSMTPSAVPTTHTSSKAVAEANNNATFDNPATGATPDSAAAIQNQDQAFLMKAASGGMMEVEAGKLASTKAKDAAVKQFGQRMVTDHTKANTELKALAAKKGITLPAGLMAEHQSHLDMLSKATAGAEFDQVYMQHMVQAHDKDIMEFERQSASGQDAEVKAFAAKTLPVLRDHRKAAQPIFDKLKK, from the coding sequence ATGAAAAAACTGATGCCTTTATTTGCGGTGGGAGCTTTGCTGACCGGCGCCGCCTGCAATACCTATACCGCTACCACAGACCCCGCTGACCTGGCCACCGGCTATAGCATGACGCCTTCTGCAGTGCCTACCACCCACACCAGCAGCAAGGCCGTGGCAGAAGCCAATAACAACGCCACCTTTGATAACCCGGCCACCGGGGCCACCCCAGACAGCGCCGCGGCCATCCAGAACCAGGACCAGGCCTTCCTGATGAAAGCGGCCAGCGGCGGCATGATGGAGGTAGAGGCCGGTAAGCTGGCCAGCACCAAAGCCAAAGATGCCGCCGTGAAACAGTTTGGCCAACGCATGGTCACTGACCACACCAAAGCCAATACAGAGCTGAAGGCGCTGGCCGCCAAAAAGGGCATCACGCTCCCGGCCGGCCTAATGGCAGAACACCAGTCCCACCTGGACATGCTCTCCAAAGCCACTGCCGGCGCTGAGTTTGACCAGGTATACATGCAGCACATGGTGCAGGCCCATGACAAAGACATTATGGAGTTTGAGCGCCAGTCCGCTTCCGGCCAAGATGCCGAGGTGAAAGCCTTCGCGGCCAAAACGCTTCCCGTGCTCCGTGACCACCGCAAAGCGGCCCAACCCATTTTTGACAAGCTGAAGAAGTAA
- a CDS encoding DUF4142 domain-containing protein: MKKIPSIILASALAMTMGCSSTDTSSDTTTTSTAETSASDTTAAPVSTAAGARGTGISSTDMSDAAFLIEAASSGLMEVELGELAAKTAMDPEVKKFGQMMVDHHTKANEELNAVAAAMNVELPTVLNQMHREMADKLKVKTGKSFDEAYMDLMEKAHKRDIDMFVAKTTSAENSAVKDFAVRTLPVLRSHLEMANQIEDTVD; encoded by the coding sequence ATGAAAAAAATACCATCTATTATCTTGGCTTCTGCCTTGGCCATGACCATGGGCTGTAGCAGCACCGACACCTCCTCTGACACCACTACTACTTCTACCGCTGAAACTTCTGCCTCTGATACCACGGCGGCCCCTGTGAGCACGGCGGCCGGCGCACGGGGCACCGGCATCTCTTCTACTGACATGTCTGATGCTGCCTTTCTGATAGAGGCCGCCAGCAGCGGTCTAATGGAAGTGGAGCTGGGCGAACTGGCCGCCAAAACCGCTATGGACCCGGAAGTGAAGAAATTCGGGCAGATGATGGTAGACCACCACACCAAAGCCAACGAGGAACTCAACGCCGTGGCCGCCGCCATGAACGTAGAACTGCCCACCGTCTTAAACCAGATGCACCGCGAGATGGCTGACAAACTGAAAGTGAAAACTGGCAAAAGCTTTGATGAAGCGTACATGGACCTGATGGAGAAAGCCCATAAACGGGACATTGACATGTTTGTAGCCAAAACCACCAGTGCTGAAAACAGTGCCGTCAAAGACTTCGCGGTCAGGACCCTGCCCGTTTTACGGTCTCACCTGGAGATGGCCAACCAAATTGAAGACACCGTAGATTAA
- a CDS encoding DUF4142 domain-containing protein, with translation MKKIAYIFALTTLAAGAACSKIDANTSNNVPTTDAYAASVTAASAAGGTAATPADAVVQTGTTTVPGGMMHGARVITEASFLAEAASSGMLEMQLAQLALDRSAHSEVKAFARMLLEHHTKANKELMTLAAGMNVTLSNSMLPEHQKIVDKLSKLTGREFDKKYMDDLEDVHEQDIALYEVISNKAPTTSIRAFAIRTLPILRTHEHQADELEDKVERQ, from the coding sequence ATGAAAAAGATAGCATATATATTTGCCTTGACTACCCTGGCCGCTGGCGCCGCCTGCAGTAAAATAGACGCCAACACGTCTAATAACGTACCTACAACTGATGCCTACGCCGCTTCTGTGACCGCTGCCAGCGCCGCCGGCGGAACCGCCGCCACCCCGGCAGACGCCGTGGTGCAGACCGGCACCACTACCGTACCCGGCGGCATGATGCACGGGGCCCGCGTCATCACCGAAGCTTCTTTCTTAGCGGAGGCGGCCAGCAGCGGCATGCTGGAAATGCAACTGGCCCAACTGGCCCTGGACCGTTCTGCGCACTCAGAGGTAAAGGCCTTCGCCCGTATGCTGCTAGAACACCACACCAAGGCCAACAAAGAACTCATGACCCTGGCGGCGGGCATGAACGTGACGCTCTCAAATTCAATGCTGCCAGAACACCAGAAAATAGTAGACAAGCTCTCCAAGCTGACCGGCCGCGAGTTTGACAAGAAATACATGGATGACCTAGAGGACGTGCATGAACAGGATATTGCCTTGTATGAGGTAATCAGCAACAAAGCGCCTACTACGTCCATCAGGGCCTTCGCCATCAGGACCCTGCCCATCTTGCGCACCCATGAACACCAGGCAGATGAACTGGAAGACAAGGTGGAAAGACAGTAA
- a CDS encoding DUF4142 domain-containing protein, which translates to MLRTARAGKALLLACLVWAVTSCATTDMGGSTGGSGTGTGATSTAQADQAFIETAAGGQQLRLRLSEVAVQKTANLEAREFAKAVVTNHTKSVAELKGIAQQLRVTYPMALPSGRQAVYDRVTQLTGSDFDRAFAREMELAYQQDIALYQNSATAAGNLALRGFIIKTTPVLQGQLRLATQLKNILP; encoded by the coding sequence ATGCTACGTACCGCCAGGGCAGGCAAGGCTTTGCTCCTGGCTTGCCTTGTGTGGGCAGTTACCAGCTGTGCCACCACAGACATGGGGGGCAGCACCGGCGGTTCCGGCACCGGAACGGGCGCCACTTCCACGGCGCAGGCAGACCAGGCCTTTATTGAAACCGCCGCCGGCGGACAGCAGCTTCGGCTACGCCTGAGTGAGGTGGCCGTACAGAAAACCGCCAACCTGGAGGCCCGTGAATTCGCGAAGGCGGTGGTGACCAACCATACCAAAAGCGTGGCAGAACTGAAGGGCATTGCCCAGCAACTGCGCGTCACCTACCCCATGGCACTGCCTTCGGGCCGCCAGGCGGTCTATGACCGGGTAACCCAACTAACGGGCTCAGACTTTGACCGGGCCTTTGCCCGTGAAATGGAACTGGCCTACCAGCAGGATATTGCGCTCTACCAGAATTCGGCCACGGCGGCCGGCAACCTGGCGCTGCGCGGCTTCATCATCAAAACCACGCCTGTGCTTCAGGGGCAGCTGAGGCTGGCTACCCAGCTCAAGAATATTTTGCCGTAG
- a CDS encoding DUF4142 domain-containing protein, with translation MKNYLFYLLFAAGASLAAGCGNSSDSTSVDAAGKHNENLLESTGKDEKAGWFVAKAASAGLFEVELGRLASSKAVDPRVKKYGQMMLDHHTQTNAQLKQTADLKNLMVPTTMGKDHQETYNEIMSKSGAAFDKAYIEAMVKDHKDVIHEFEEMAEEGKDMEIKNFVTKTLPTLRAHLTQAEQLEEQLEELQAN, from the coding sequence ATGAAAAACTACCTGTTCTACCTGCTTTTTGCAGCAGGTGCCTCATTGGCCGCTGGGTGCGGAAACTCGTCTGACTCTACCTCTGTAGACGCCGCCGGGAAACACAATGAAAACCTGCTGGAGAGTACAGGCAAAGACGAGAAAGCCGGTTGGTTTGTGGCCAAGGCCGCCAGCGCCGGGCTCTTTGAGGTAGAACTGGGTCGCCTGGCCAGCAGCAAAGCGGTAGACCCCCGGGTAAAAAAGTATGGGCAAATGATGCTGGACCACCACACCCAGACCAACGCGCAGCTCAAGCAGACCGCAGACCTTAAAAATCTCATGGTACCTACCACAATGGGCAAAGACCACCAGGAAACCTACAATGAGATCATGAGCAAGTCGGGCGCTGCCTTTGACAAAGCGTACATAGAGGCCATGGTGAAAGACCACAAAGACGTCATCCATGAGTTTGAAGAGATGGCCGAAGAGGGAAAAGACATGGAGATCAAGAATTTCGTCACGAAAACGCTGCCCACCCTGCGGGCGCATCTCACCCAGGCCGAACAACTGGAGGAGCAGTTAGAAGAACTTCAAGCCAACTAA
- a CDS encoding beta-N-acetylhexosaminidase, whose translation MKNLWSFLLLPAFVFLALGCDAQNLLVNNIVPKPVSFTATGEKPVEIDKHTFIIADANYQEQAVYLQELLQHQIGLRLEIATPQTKLGRHTRIMLLHDPIEANRPEMYWLEAGAHYIRLKARDVPGMVHGIQTLLQLLPLKQVKEVHLPTVEIKDYPRFAYRGMHLDVSRHIFPMAFLKKYIDYLAFHKFNNFHWHLTDDQGWRLEIKSYPKLTSVGAWRNSTLIGHFKAEPARYDSTRYGGFYTQDQVREIIKYAAVRGINVIPEIDIPGHSRAIIAAYPEFSTKPDSAWQVANTWGMYNRQNNVLAPNPATFKFLETVFGEVADLFPSEYIHLGGDECSKIWWKASPSTQEFMKANGLKDEKELQTYFIKKVSGYLAAKNKKTIGWHEILEGDLDTTAVIMNWRSDQEAITAAKRHHQVIMTPGSPLYFDAYQSKDPNDSLAIHGYNPLDAVYNYNPVPAELKKARLDKYILGAQGNVWTEYMETPSKVEYMVFPRMTALSEVLWTDPAKKDYADFKRRLKGFILPRYAFWGSGYFKDFEQWTVADK comes from the coding sequence ATGAAAAACCTCTGGTCCTTTCTTCTGTTGCCGGCGTTTGTGTTCCTCGCCCTGGGGTGTGATGCGCAGAACCTGCTGGTCAATAACATTGTGCCCAAACCGGTCTCCTTTACCGCTACCGGTGAAAAACCGGTGGAGATTGACAAGCACACCTTCATCATAGCCGATGCTAACTACCAGGAGCAGGCCGTGTATCTGCAGGAGTTGCTGCAGCACCAGATTGGCCTCAGGTTAGAGATTGCCACACCCCAGACCAAACTGGGCCGGCACACCAGAATCATGCTCTTGCATGACCCCATTGAAGCCAACCGCCCCGAGATGTACTGGCTGGAGGCCGGGGCACATTACATCAGGCTCAAGGCCCGTGACGTGCCGGGCATGGTGCACGGCATCCAGACGCTGTTGCAGTTGCTGCCGCTCAAGCAAGTGAAAGAAGTGCATTTGCCCACAGTGGAGATCAAAGACTACCCCAGGTTTGCGTACCGCGGCATGCACCTGGATGTGAGCCGGCATATCTTCCCCATGGCGTTCCTCAAGAAATACATTGACTACCTGGCGTTCCATAAGTTCAACAACTTCCATTGGCACTTAACAGATGACCAGGGCTGGCGCTTGGAGATCAAAAGCTACCCCAAACTCACCAGCGTAGGCGCCTGGCGAAACTCCACGCTTATTGGGCACTTCAAGGCCGAGCCCGCCCGCTATGACTCCACCCGCTACGGCGGCTTCTACACCCAGGATCAGGTGCGGGAAATCATCAAATACGCCGCCGTGCGGGGCATCAACGTCATCCCGGAGATTGATATTCCGGGGCACAGCCGGGCCATCATTGCCGCGTACCCCGAGTTCAGCACTAAGCCGGACTCGGCGTGGCAGGTGGCCAACACCTGGGGCATGTACAACCGGCAGAACAATGTGCTGGCGCCCAACCCCGCTACCTTTAAGTTCCTGGAGACCGTGTTTGGCGAGGTGGCAGACCTTTTTCCCTCTGAGTACATTCACCTGGGCGGCGATGAGTGCAGCAAGATCTGGTGGAAAGCCAGCCCCAGCACCCAAGAATTCATGAAGGCCAACGGGCTAAAAGACGAAAAAGAACTGCAGACCTATTTCATCAAAAAAGTATCTGGGTACCTGGCCGCTAAAAACAAGAAAACCATTGGCTGGCATGAGATTCTGGAGGGCGACTTGGACACCACAGCGGTCATCATGAACTGGCGCAGTGACCAGGAAGCGATTACGGCTGCCAAACGGCACCACCAAGTCATCATGACCCCGGGCAGCCCGCTGTATTTTGACGCCTACCAATCCAAAGACCCCAATGACAGCCTGGCCATTCATGGCTATAACCCGCTGGATGCCGTGTATAATTACAACCCGGTACCGGCAGAACTGAAGAAAGCCCGCCTGGACAAGTATATTCTAGGCGCCCAGGGCAACGTCTGGACCGAGTACATGGAAACCCCGTCTAAGGTGGAGTACATGGTCTTCCCGCGCATGACCGCCCTCAGTGAGGTGCTCTGGACAGACCCAGCCAAGAAAGACTATGCAGACTTTAAAAGAAGGCTCAAGGGTTTTATCTTGCCCCGGTATGCGTTCTGGGGCAGCGGCTACTTTAAAGACTTTGAGCAGTGGACCGTGGCAGACAAATAA
- a CDS encoding M28 family metallopeptidase produces the protein MNKAFLILLGASFLALPGVAQTVEPLDAAVVEKIRQEGLNKSQVMDIAFYLTDVNGPRLSGSTGLAKANQWAKDKLTSWGLKNAVIEPWGTFGKGWEVEKSYLALTKPYYQPMIGSPKAWTPSTNGPVKAQVVLVKAAKEEDLAQYAGKLKGKVVMMEVTTPIKTTFTADASRYTDEQLQKLAEPTQSTAGRTPMTEEQMTAMRARRALVGKMSEMFQKEGAVAMFSGRSGSHGTFFTSNGASYAVDAQPALPEFEMAAEDLGRMSRLLAAGIPVEVELESKTRFLTEDPQGYNVIAEIPGTDKKLKSEIVMLGGHIDSWHAATGATDNAAGVAVMMEAVRIIKALNLQPKRTIRIALWGGEEQGLYGSRGYAKKHLGDPATMKLLPEHEKIAGYFNLDNGSGKIRGIYTQGNEAVAPLFNEWMKPFNDLGATTVTNRNTGGTDHLSFDGLGLPGFQFIQDGLEYNTRTHHTNMDTYDRLQADDLKQASVIVANFVYQTAIRKDKLPRKPLPAPRPPQS, from the coding sequence ATGAACAAAGCGTTTTTAATTTTACTGGGCGCGTCCTTTCTGGCTTTGCCCGGGGTTGCCCAAACCGTAGAGCCCTTAGATGCGGCCGTGGTGGAGAAAATCCGCCAGGAAGGCCTCAATAAGTCTCAGGTAATGGACATTGCCTTCTACCTCACAGACGTGAACGGGCCCCGTCTTTCGGGCTCTACCGGGCTGGCCAAGGCCAACCAATGGGCCAAAGACAAGCTAACCTCCTGGGGATTGAAGAACGCCGTGATTGAGCCTTGGGGCACGTTCGGCAAAGGCTGGGAAGTAGAGAAATCCTACCTGGCGCTTACCAAGCCGTATTACCAGCCCATGATCGGGTCGCCCAAAGCCTGGACTCCCAGCACCAACGGCCCGGTAAAGGCGCAGGTAGTGCTGGTGAAAGCCGCCAAGGAAGAAGACCTTGCCCAATACGCGGGTAAACTCAAAGGCAAAGTGGTGATGATGGAAGTGACCACGCCTATCAAAACCACCTTCACGGCAGATGCCAGCCGCTACACAGACGAGCAACTGCAGAAATTAGCTGAGCCCACGCAGTCTACTGCCGGCCGTACGCCTATGACCGAGGAGCAGATGACCGCCATGCGCGCGCGCCGCGCCCTGGTAGGCAAGATGAGTGAGATGTTCCAGAAAGAAGGGGCGGTAGCCATGTTTAGCGGACGCAGTGGTTCGCATGGTACGTTCTTCACCAGCAACGGCGCCTCTTACGCGGTAGATGCCCAACCGGCGCTGCCTGAGTTTGAGATGGCCGCCGAGGACCTGGGCCGCATGAGCCGCCTACTGGCCGCCGGCATTCCGGTAGAGGTGGAGCTGGAAAGCAAAACCCGTTTCCTTACCGAAGACCCGCAGGGCTACAACGTGATAGCCGAAATTCCGGGCACCGACAAGAAACTGAAGTCTGAGATTGTGATGCTGGGCGGCCACATTGACTCCTGGCATGCCGCCACCGGGGCCACGGACAATGCCGCCGGGGTTGCCGTCATGATGGAAGCCGTACGCATTATCAAAGCCCTGAACCTGCAACCGAAACGCACCATTCGCATTGCCCTTTGGGGAGGCGAGGAGCAAGGCCTGTACGGTTCCCGCGGCTACGCCAAGAAACACCTGGGCGACCCTGCTACCATGAAACTACTACCGGAGCATGAGAAAATTGCCGGTTACTTCAACCTGGATAACGGCTCTGGCAAGATCAGAGGCATTTACACCCAGGGCAATGAGGCGGTAGCGCCGTTATTCAATGAGTGGATGAAACCGTTCAATGATTTGGGCGCCACCACCGTGACCAACCGCAACACCGGCGGCACCGACCACCTCTCTTTTGACGGCCTGGGTCTGCCCGGCTTCCAGTTTATTCAGGACGGCCTGGAGTACAACACCCGTACCCACCACACCAACATGGACACCTATGACCGCCTGCAGGCCGATGACCTGAAGCAAGCCTCCGTGATTGTGGCCAACTTTGTGTACCAAACCGCCATCCGGAAGGACAAGCTGCCCCGCAAGCCATTGCCAGCGCCTAGACCGCCGCAGTCATAA
- the rpoN gene encoding RNA polymerase factor sigma-54, protein MQRLDLKQLLSQKLSPQQIQFIKLLQVPTAELEARIKEELEVNPALEEGDTADEPTDNDDSSSDADDDFDNTEDDFAEEEARRDDDDVNIEDYLNDDEIAGYKMQGDGPGEEEDREMPIAFTGSLTDALMDQLGFLNLNEKQLAIGEQLIGSIDQDGYIRRDLQAISNDLAFSQNIEASEQEIEDVLRRIQAFDPPGIAARDLQECLLLQLERREPDEVTEVAEQIIQETFDEFTKKHYSKIQQKLELEDHELKAAIDLILKLNPKPGGTGGATRIQYVIPDFIITNEDGQLQLSLNARNAPDLRISRSYADMFDAYDKSAKTDKKLKETVTFVKQKLDAAKWFIDAIKQRQNTLLRTMEAILRRQYDYFLEGDESKLKPMILKDIAEDIGMDISTVSRVANSKSVQTEFGIIPLKFFFSEGIATDAGEDASSREVKSILKDIIEAENKRKPLSDDKIEKMLNEKGYNIARRTVAKYREQLNIPVARLRKEL, encoded by the coding sequence ATGCAGAGACTTGACTTAAAACAACTTTTATCGCAGAAGCTGTCGCCGCAGCAGATTCAGTTCATTAAACTGTTGCAGGTGCCTACCGCAGAATTGGAGGCCCGCATCAAAGAAGAGCTGGAGGTAAACCCTGCCCTGGAGGAAGGCGATACCGCCGATGAGCCTACCGACAACGATGATTCCAGCAGTGATGCCGATGACGATTTCGACAACACCGAGGATGACTTTGCCGAGGAGGAGGCCCGCCGCGACGACGATGACGTGAACATAGAGGACTACCTCAACGACGACGAGATTGCCGGCTACAAAATGCAGGGCGATGGTCCCGGCGAGGAAGAGGACCGCGAAATGCCCATCGCGTTCACCGGCTCCCTCACCGATGCCCTCATGGACCAGCTGGGGTTCCTGAACCTCAACGAGAAGCAATTGGCCATTGGCGAGCAGCTCATTGGCTCCATTGACCAGGACGGCTACATACGCCGTGACCTGCAGGCCATCTCCAATGACCTGGCCTTTTCCCAGAACATAGAAGCCTCTGAGCAGGAGATAGAAGACGTGCTGCGCCGCATACAGGCCTTTGACCCGCCCGGCATTGCCGCCCGTGACCTGCAGGAGTGCCTCTTGCTGCAACTGGAGCGCCGCGAGCCCGATGAGGTGACCGAGGTAGCCGAGCAAATCATTCAGGAGACCTTTGACGAGTTCACCAAGAAACACTACAGCAAGATACAGCAGAAGCTGGAACTGGAAGACCATGAGCTAAAGGCCGCCATTGACCTGATTCTCAAGCTCAACCCCAAGCCCGGCGGAACCGGCGGTGCCACCCGCATCCAGTACGTGATCCCAGACTTCATCATCACCAATGAAGACGGGCAACTGCAGCTTTCTTTGAATGCGCGTAACGCCCCAGACCTGCGCATTTCCCGCTCCTACGCCGATATGTTTGACGCCTATGACAAAAGCGCCAAAACCGACAAGAAACTCAAGGAGACGGTCACGTTTGTCAAGCAGAAACTGGATGCCGCCAAATGGTTTATTGATGCCATCAAGCAGCGCCAGAACACCTTGCTGCGTACCATGGAAGCCATTCTACGCCGCCAGTATGACTATTTCCTGGAAGGCGATGAGAGCAAGCTCAAGCCCATGATCCTCAAGGATATCGCCGAGGACATTGGCATGGATATCTCCACGGTGAGCCGGGTGGCCAACAGCAAAAGTGTGCAGACTGAGTTCGGGATCATTCCCTTAAAGTTCTTCTTCTCTGAGGGCATTGCCACCGATGCCGGCGAGGACGCCAGCAGCCGCGAGGTGAAATCCATTCTCAAAGACATTATTGAGGCCGAGAACAAGCGCAAGCCCCTCTCTGATGACAAGATTGAAAAGATGCTCAATGAGAAAGGCTATAACATTGCCCGCCGCACCGTGGCCAAGTACCGTGAGCAGCTCAATATCCCCGTGGCCCGCCTTCGCAAAGAACTATAG
- the asnS gene encoding asparagine--tRNA ligase, with amino-acid sequence MKRIKVNALLKTPASGQEVLVKGWVRTKRGNKYVTFIAVNDGSTINNIQVVADMTLFTDEGLRDVTTGASVSVLGTLVESQGKGQTVEIQAKAIEVLGTADPETYPLQKKGHSLEFLREIAHLRPRTNTFGAVLRIRHAMAYAIHRYFNHNGFFYIHTPIITASDAEGAGQMFRVTTLDPINPPRTDEGTPDFSEDFFGRSTNLTVSGQLEGEVCAMALSEIYTFGPTFRAENSNTSRHLAEFWMVEPEMAFYELEDNMDLAEDFLRYLVRYALDHCPDDLQFLNDMYDKELLDRLAFVVENDFQRLTYSEAVAILIDAKQKFEYKVEWGTDLQSEHERYLVEKHFKKPVILTNYPKDIKSFYMKLNDDNQTVRAMDVLFPGIGEIIGGSQREDNYEKLVKRMQEMHIPEKEMSWYLDTRRFGSVPHSGFGLGFERLLLFVTGMGNIRDVIPFPRYPKSADF; translated from the coding sequence ATGAAACGAATTAAAGTAAACGCATTGCTCAAGACGCCCGCCAGCGGGCAGGAAGTGTTGGTAAAAGGTTGGGTGCGCACCAAGCGCGGCAACAAGTACGTCACCTTTATTGCCGTGAATGACGGCTCTACCATCAACAACATACAGGTGGTGGCAGACATGACCCTGTTCACAGATGAGGGGTTGCGTGACGTTACCACCGGGGCAAGCGTTTCTGTGCTGGGTACGTTGGTGGAAAGCCAGGGCAAAGGCCAGACCGTAGAGATTCAGGCCAAAGCCATTGAAGTATTAGGCACCGCCGACCCGGAGACCTACCCTCTGCAGAAGAAAGGCCACTCGCTGGAGTTCCTGCGTGAGATTGCCCACCTGCGCCCCCGCACCAACACGTTTGGCGCGGTCCTGCGCATTCGGCATGCCATGGCCTACGCCATTCACCGCTATTTCAACCACAACGGGTTCTTTTACATTCATACGCCCATCATCACAGCCTCAGACGCCGAGGGTGCGGGCCAGATGTTCAGGGTAACCACCCTGGACCCCATCAACCCACCGCGTACCGACGAAGGTACCCCTGACTTCTCTGAGGATTTCTTTGGCCGCTCCACTAACCTGACCGTCTCTGGTCAGCTGGAGGGTGAGGTTTGCGCCATGGCCCTGTCTGAGATCTATACCTTCGGCCCTACCTTTAGGGCAGAGAACTCCAACACCAGCCGCCACCTGGCGGAATTCTGGATGGTGGAGCCGGAGATGGCTTTCTATGAGTTAGAAGATAACATGGACCTGGCCGAGGATTTCCTGCGTTACCTGGTGCGCTACGCCCTGGACCACTGCCCGGATGACCTCCAGTTCCTGAACGACATGTATGACAAGGAGCTGCTGGACCGCCTGGCCTTTGTGGTGGAGAACGATTTCCAGCGCCTGACCTACTCAGAGGCCGTGGCCATTCTCATTGACGCCAAGCAGAAGTTTGAGTACAAAGTGGAATGGGGCACCGACCTGCAGAGTGAGCACGAGCGCTACCTGGTAGAGAAGCACTTCAAGAAACCGGTGATTTTGACCAACTACCCTAAAGACATCAAGTCTTTCTACATGAAGCTCAATGATGACAACCAGACCGTGCGCGCCATGGACGTGTTGTTCCCGGGTATTGGCGAGATCATTGGCGGCTCGCAGCGCGAGGACAACTATGAGAAGCTGGTGAAACGCATGCAGGAAATGCACATCCCTGAAAAGGAGATGTCGTGGTACCTGGATACCCGCCGCTTTGGTTCTGTGCCGCACAGCGGCTTCGGGTTGGGTTTTGAGCGTCTGCTTTTGTTTGTGACCGGTATGGGCAATATCAGAGACGTGATTCCTTTCCCACGCTACCCTAAGAGTGCAGACTTTTAA
- a CDS encoding cell envelope integrity protein TolA, with protein MKEKEKERKELAKQKEKERNELAKQKQIAREAELDAKYAALDEAMFQKESARKEAEKARAIALKEKEQEKKAAMKEKAMAMKEKEKMAKLAMKEKEEARKLAAEERALALKEKAEARKISNVRVASNIK; from the coding sequence ATGAAAGAGAAAGAAAAAGAACGCAAAGAACTGGCTAAGCAAAAAGAGAAAGAGCGTAATGAACTGGCCAAGCAAAAGCAAATAGCCCGCGAAGCGGAACTGGATGCTAAATATGCCGCCCTTGATGAGGCTATGTTCCAGAAAGAAAGCGCCAGAAAAGAAGCTGAGAAAGCAAGAGCCATTGCTTTGAAAGAGAAAGAGCAAGAGAAAAAAGCGGCCATGAAAGAGAAAGCCATGGCCATGAAAGAGAAAGAGAAAATGGCTAAGTTGGCCATGAAAGAAAAAGAAGAAGCTAGAAAGCTGGCCGCCGAAGAGCGTGCCCTGGCTTTGAAAGAGAAAGCAGAAGCCCGTAAAATATCTAACGTAAGGGTTGCCTCTAACATCAAGTAG
- a CDS encoding DUF4252 domain-containing protein, which produces MHYLPSRFSPKAILPGWALALVMAVLYVLPSCSTTSNLPPAQTTVDFYQKYKNEAGFKGTTLPVGLVTRYLLPKDADTTVRAALANITSMRVLSFTPTNRKAQRLLDHGLTQELDQVLTKENYENLPVVLDNPGALQFRMRTAQEQVQEIVGYRKYGNSFLMLQINGRFTRRQVEQMLQKIDPEIFLPLLG; this is translated from the coding sequence ATGCACTACCTTCCTTCCCGCTTCTCCCCTAAAGCTATTCTACCTGGTTGGGCGCTTGCCTTGGTCATGGCTGTTTTATATGTGCTACCAAGCTGCAGCACCACCAGCAACCTGCCGCCGGCCCAAACCACGGTAGACTTTTACCAGAAATATAAAAATGAGGCAGGTTTTAAAGGCACCACGCTACCCGTGGGGTTGGTGACCCGCTACCTCCTGCCCAAAGACGCGGATACCACCGTGCGGGCCGCCCTGGCCAACATCACCTCTATGCGGGTGCTGTCGTTCACGCCCACCAACCGAAAGGCACAGCGGCTGCTGGACCACGGCCTTACCCAGGAACTGGACCAGGTATTGACCAAAGAAAACTACGAGAACCTGCCGGTGGTTCTGGATAACCCGGGCGCCTTGCAGTTCAGGATGCGCACCGCCCAGGAGCAGGTGCAGGAAATAGTGGGCTACCGCAAATACGGCAACTCCTTTCTCATGCTGCAGATCAATGGCCGCTTTACCCGCCGGCAGGTGGAACAGATGCTCCAGAAGATAGACCCCGAGATTTTCCTGCCGCTACTGGGATAA